In Gossypium arboreum isolate Shixiya-1 chromosome 5, ASM2569848v2, whole genome shotgun sequence, a single genomic region encodes these proteins:
- the LOC108451897 gene encoding beta carbonic anhydrase 5, chloroplastic-like: MAWLIRFKARSLVSATRSLRDTLDSYRCSLSHFSGFTTDDSVRSFPRKWLCSKAMRLNDVDDIQSRSSSSPDITRRPSVSASSNSLGVGLQEVTGSKLNLFDELKLRFLSFKHHKYLEELEHFETLKEAQTPKFMVIACADSRVCPSTILGFRPGEAFMIRNVANLVPPLQKGPSETNAALEFAVKTLQVENILIIGHSCCGGIQTLMSMQDNSDSSFIKTWVTNGKNAKLTTESAANHLSFDQQCRLCEKESINMSLMNLLTYPWIKEKVKKEMLFVHGGYYDFLNCTFEKWTLDFKGGSDEEKGRFFVKDQQLWC; encoded by the exons ATGGCCTGGTTGATCC GCTTTAAAGCTCGATCGCTTGTATCAGCGACAAGGTCACTACGCGATACCCTCGATTCTTATCGCTGCTCACTGTCTCATTTCTCTGGGTTTACTACCGATGACTCTGTTCGCAGTTTCCCGAGGAAATGGCTTTGTTCAAAAGCG atgagattgaatgatgtggACGACATACAATCAAGGTCATCGTCTTCACCGGATATCACTAG GAGGCCCTCGGTTTCTGCTTCTAGCAATTCCCTAGGTGTAGGACTACAAGAAGTTACAGGCTCCAAATTGAACTTGTTTGACGAGTTGAAACTGAGGTTTCTGAGTTTTAAACATCACAAATATTT GGAAGAATTGGAGCATTTTGAAACACTTAAAGAAGCTCAAACACCCAAG TTTATGGTGATTGCTTGTGCAGATTCCAGGGTGTGTCCTTCTACAATCCTTGGGTTTCGACCAGGGGAAGCCTTCATGATTCGAAATGTAGCTAATCTTGTTCCTCCACTCcag AAGGGACCTTCAGAAACTAACGCTGCCCTTGAATTTGCAGTAAAAACTCTTCAA GTTGAAAACATATTAATTATCGGTCACAGTTGCTGCGGAGGAATTCAGACCCTTATGAGCATGCAAGATAATAGTGACTCCAG TTTTATCAAAACTTGGGTTACTAATGGGAAAAATGCAAAGTTAACAACAGAATCTGCCGCAAACCACCTTAGCTTCGATCAACAATGCCGTCTCTGTGAGAAA GAATCCATAAATATGTCGCTAATGAACTTGCTAACATATCCGTGGATAAAAGAGAAGGTGAAGAAAGAGATGCTGTTTGTTCATGGAGGATACTATGATTTTCTCAACTGTACATTTGAGAAGTGGACGCTTGATTTCAAGGGAGGCAGTGATGAAGAAAAGGGAAGGTTCTTCGTCAAAGATCAACAACTTTGGTGCTGA
- the LOC108468369 gene encoding transcription factor bHLH30-like, whose product MFPVKSFSGVENNNSPVMLMEGDDSFKDLSERKSAEACNSHKEAERRRRQRINAHFSTLRSLLPNTTKTDKASLLAEVVHHVRELKRQVEDVGRRGRDGCCSNSRPELDKSWPFPGECDEATLSFCNEGGKLLKATICCEDRPGLNHDLSRVIRLVQAKVVRAEMTTVGGRTKSVVVMQWSGDEEQVGPLKRALKDVVENRVSRLAQGPGSKRARVFGSNSETGHGFLVG is encoded by the exons ATGTTTCCTGTGAAAAGTTTCAGTGGGGTTGAGAATAACAACAGCCCGGTCATGTTAATGGAGGGTGACGATTCCTTTAAGGATTTATCGGAGAGAAAATCAGCGGAAGCCTGTAACAGTCACAAGGAAGCTGAAAGGAGGCGCAGGCAACGTATCAATGCACATTTCTCAACTCTCCGTTCTCTCCTCCCCAACACCACTAAG ACGGATAAGGCATCGTTACTGGCGGAGGTTGTTCATCACGTGAGGGAGCTAAAGAGGCAAGTGGAAGACGTAGGGCGGCGCGGCCGCGACGGTTGTTGTAGTAACAGCCGACCGGAGCTCGACAAGTCGTGGCCGTTTCCTGGGGAATGTGACGAGGCGACGTTGAGCTTTTGTAACGAAGGAGGGAAGTTGTTGAAAGCGACGATTTGTTGCGAGGATAGGCCGGGTTTGAACCACGATTTGAGCCGGGTGATTAGGTTGGTTCAGGCTAAGGTGGTTCGGGCTGAGATGACGACGGTTGGTGGGCGGACCAAGAGCGTCGTGGTGATGCAATGGAGCGGCGATGAGGAGCAAGTTGGACCGTTGAAACGGGCTTTGAAGGATGTGGTGGAGAACCGGGTTTCTAGGTTGGCCCAAGGGCCGGGAAGTAAACGGGCTCGGGTTTTTGGGTCGAATAGTGAAACTGGACATGGGTTTTTGGTAGGTTGA